CACCAATAATATTTTCCAATGGGATTTCAGGAGCTTGCTCCCGAGCGAAATCAACATACGATCTCTCAGTAGAAACAAAAATATCTTCTGCTTTAAATCTTTTTTTAAATCGTTCAACTGTTATCTGATAAAAAGATTTTCCGCCAATTAAAGGAAAAAATTGTTTTGGAGAAGTTTTACGTGAAACAGGCCACATTCGTGTTCCATAGCCTCCACAAAAAATAACAACCTTCATAACTTAAGATATCACACGGCTTTCACAAATTGCAAAAACTCTTGTTTAAATCTTTTTTTAGAAAATCTTTTAGAATTCCTTTGGATAACTCTCTTGTTAAATTTCTTCTTTTCAAATTTTCTTACAGCTTCTATTAATTCTTCTTTAGTTTGTTTTTCAAAAAAAATTCCAGTTTTATTATTTACAGTATCCAAACTTCCTCCTTTTTTATATGCAATAATTGGAACACCAAAACTTTGCGCTTCAACTGCTGTAATTCCAAAATCCTCCTCCTGTGGAAAAATAAATCCTTTTGCATTTTTATAATATTTTGCAAGTTCCTTATCATCAACTTGCCCTGCAAAAAAAATATTTTTCTTTGCAAGTTTTTTTAATCTTTTTTCTTCGTGTCCAACTCCAATTATTATTAAAGGTTTATTAATTTCATTAAATGCTTCAATAACCAAATCCACTTTCTTATATTTCACCAATCTACTTACTACAAGATAATATTCACTTTTACTTTTATAATTATATTTATAAATATTTACAGGCGGAAAAATAATTCTTGCTTCTCTTTTATAATATTTCTTAATTCTTTTTTGTACCTCAGTTGAAATTGCAATTATTTCTTTCGGCTTTTTTGCAGCTTCCAAGTCCTTATCTTTTAAAAATAAAATTAAAGGTTTTAATAATTCACGAACAGTTTGATTTCCAAAATACTCTTCATAATGGCTCCATAAATATCGAGTCGGCGTCAAACAATAACAAATATGTTTTTTTGCCGTAACATTCTTTGCAAATTCACTTGTAACTGAAATTACTAAATCATATTCGCTAAAATCAAATCTTTCAAAAACAAATGGCATAATCGGTGCAAGAAACTCGTGTTTGTCTCTTAAAAATTTTATTTTATTTAAAAAACTAGTTTTAATTTCAGGAAAAATTTCCGCCCATTTAGCGCCATCAGGCGAATATAGCGACGTATAAAGAGGTGCTTTTGGAAAAATTTCATGAAGAGCAAGCAAAACTCTCTCCGCTCCTCCAAATTTATTTACTCGATCATAAACAACAGCAATTTTCATCTAGAAGCCATACTATACTATAATATTCCTATGTCGTGCGAACAAAACATTTTAAATTTTATAAAAAATCCAGATCTACAATTACCAAGCTATATATTAGTATTAATTAGCGGATCTGGAAATTTTAGACTTTATAACAAAGCCGAGTTTAAAAAATCTTTTTGCAGAGAGTGTCCAAGAGGATTCAGCTATCATGTTACTCTTTGTGATATTGATCTAAATGAAATTCCAACTATTGTAATCGATCCCTCTCGAAAAAAAATAATTCAGCAAAGATTTGCAGATTACATGCAAACTTCAATTGCAGTACCAAATGCCGATGATTCGTCACTTTTATACGGAACACTTCCTTTAGAAAAATTCCTGGCACAAAAAGCAGCAAACATTTTTATACCAAGTAGCGTTCCAAATTTAAAATTAACCTACATTTAATTATCATACTGTTCGTAAACTTCCAAAGTTTCCTTTGCCATCTTTTCCCAGGAATATCTCGTTATAAACTTTTTGTTTTCTCTTATCATTTTTTCTGCGTTTTGTTTTGTTAATTTCATTGTTTGCTCTATTGCATTCTCGATTGATTTCTGATCAACAGGATCAAAATAAACTGCATGATTTCCGTAAATTTCTCTAAAAACAGGAATCGACGAACATAGCAAAATAGTTCCAACGTTCATCGCTTCTAGCCCTTGAAGTCCGAACCCTTCTGACAAACTTGGGTAAATAAATCCAACAGATTTTTCATACAATTCTTTTAAATTTTCATCTGTCATATTCTCTAAAAATAAAATATATTTTTGAGCATTTAATTTATCCACTAATTTTTCAAGTCTTACCCTGAAATTATTTTTCTTTGTAACAATAATAAAATTAATTTTCATATTGGCAAAAGCTTTTATCGCAATTTCCAAATTTTTGTGAGGATACACATTCCCAACATATAAAAAATAAAGTTTATCTAAGCGAACGGAAGAAAATTTTGATAAATCTGGCGACGAAGTCGAGATCCGAAGATTTTCAAAATTTTTGTGTGAGCTTAATTGTGAAATACCTTCATAAATAACTTTCACTTTCGTTTTCTCAATTTTAAAATTCTTAATTAATTCATCTTTTACAAACTCACTTGGGACAATTATTTTTTCAGAGGATTTAATTGCATGATTAAAAACTTTTTTATAAATAAAATGTTTTACAAAATATTTTGGCAAGGATAAATTACTGGCATTAGTTTTTTGAGAATGCATAGTCATATCATGAATCGTCACAATAAATTTCCCATTAAAATTAAGTGGCGCATTAAAATGCAAAAAATGGACCAAATCCGGATTTTGTTTTTCAATAATTTTTGATAATTCCAAGTGTTCTTTTAATGAATAATGGGGAATATCTACAATTACTTTTTCAAAATTTTTATTAAAATTTAAATTATCAAAATATTTTTTTCGAAGTAAAATAATGTATTGATTTGTTTTGTCTAATCTTTGTAACTGCTCTAATAAATTAATTGTATATCTTCCAAGTCCTGCATTTTCAAGTCCGTAAAATCTAGCATCTATTAGAATTCTCATATCATCTTCCAATTATTGCTTTTCCAAATCTCAAAGTTTTGAGTAAATAAATAGCAAAAACTACAATTAAATTTAAAATTAAATCATATCTTTGCCATAAAAACTTTTTATAAAAAATCTCCATAGAATTTACGCCAGCCATTTTTGATTTTAAAGATCTTTTTTTCTTAGAAGCTTTTTTAATATGAAGTATTGAAACTTTTGGATAATAAATTATTTCTTTCCCTAAAGATTTAATTTTAAAACTTAAATCAATATCCTCTCCATCTAAAAAATATTCCTCGCTAAACCAATCAACTTTGTCCAAAGTTTCTTTTTTTACTAAAAAGAATGCTCCTTGAATTGCATCAACTTCCTGAATTTCATCAGGAGATTTATATCCATACCAGTATTTTGCAAAGATTTTAGATTTTGGAAAAACTTTGTCTAAACCACTGAAATGTGTAAGTGCAACAAATGGCGTCGGGAAACTTCTCCTTGCATCACGGTCAGGTTTTCCGTTTGGTAAAACAGTTTTACAGGTAAGCGCTCCAATTTCGTCATGTAATTCAAAATATTTTAAACACTCACTTATGCTATCTTTGTAAACTTCTGTGTCAGAATTTAAAAACAAAACATATTCACCTTTCACATAATTCCTTGCAAGGTTATTTCCTCCAGCAAATCCCAAATTAATATTGCTTTCAATCAATTTGTAATTTTTGGATTTAGGAATTTTTTCATCACTACCATTATCTACAACAACAATTTCATAACTAATTCCCTTAGTGTTTCCGATAATAGAATCAACACACTTTTGAGTTAATTCTTTTGTATTAAAATTAAGAATGACGATTGACAATTTCTGCATAGATTGGCTCATGTAATTTTACTATAGATTTCCAGTCATAATTTTTGCGTACAAATTCTTGTCCAGCTTTTCCAATTTTATTTCTTAAATTTTTATCGTTAAGTAATCTTACCGCTTCTTTTGCAAGTCCTTCGTTGCTATCAACTATTATCGCATGTTTATTATTTATTAAGTTAAGCCCTGCCACTCCAATACTTGTTGATACAACCGGCAACCCGGCAGCCATTGCCTCTAATATTTTAAGTCGTGTTCCCCCGCTTCCCCGAATTGGAGCAACCATAATGCTCGCAGATAAATAAGCGTCCCTTGCATCAGGAATTGATTCCGTAACTTCAATGTCACTATTTTCAGAAATTGACTTGGGAATCAATCTCCCAACAATCCAAAGTTTCGCATTATCATATTTTTCATGTATTTTTGGCCAGACATTATTTATTAATGTCTCAGCAGCTTCACGGTTTTGCAACCATTCAAAGTTAGTAACGCCGTACATCACTCTTTGAGGAATTTTTTTCTCCACTTTTTTGTCTGAGTAATATTTTGCATCAACTCCGTTTGGAATGACATCAACTATTGTTCCAGGAATTAATTTTTCCATAATTATTTTATCATCAGGCGAAACTGTTAAAAGTTTCGTAGCCTTTTTCCAAAAATATATTTCCCAAAATTTTAACTTGTAAACATCAATCATAAAAAACGGCCTGAGTAGTGAGTTTACTTCCGTTTTTACATGATGCTCGTATACTTTATGCCAAATTGTTTGCTCAACTTGAATTGAAGGAGTTGAAGTTTTAGGAATATGCGGCATAACATAAAAAGCT
The Patescibacteria group bacterium genome window above contains:
- a CDS encoding glycosyltransferase — protein: MKIAVVYDRVNKFGGAERVLLALHEIFPKAPLYTSLYSPDGAKWAEIFPEIKTSFLNKIKFLRDKHEFLAPIMPFVFERFDFSEYDLVISVTSEFAKNVTAKKHICYCLTPTRYLWSHYEEYFGNQTVRELLKPLILFLKDKDLEAAKKPKEIIAISTEVQKRIKKYYKREARIIFPPVNIYKYNYKSKSEYYLVVSRLVKYKKVDLVIEAFNEINKPLIIIGVGHEEKRLKKLAKKNIFFAGQVDDKELAKYYKNAKGFIFPQEEDFGITAVEAQSFGVPIIAYKKGGSLDTVNNKTGIFFEKQTKEELIEAVRKFEKKKFNKRVIQRNSKRFSKKRFKQEFLQFVKAV
- a CDS encoding glycosyltransferase family 1 protein, whose protein sequence is MRILIDARFYGLENAGLGRYTINLLEQLQRLDKTNQYIILLRKKYFDNLNFNKNFEKVIVDIPHYSLKEHLELSKIIEKQNPDLVHFLHFNAPLNFNGKFIVTIHDMTMHSQKTNASNLSLPKYFVKHFIYKKVFNHAIKSSEKIIVPSEFVKDELIKNFKIEKTKVKVIYEGISQLSSHKNFENLRISTSSPDLSKFSSVRLDKLYFLYVGNVYPHKNLEIAIKAFANMKINFIIVTKKNNFRVRLEKLVDKLNAQKYILFLENMTDENLKELYEKSVGFIYPSLSEGFGLQGLEAMNVGTILLCSSIPVFREIYGNHAVYFDPVDQKSIENAIEQTMKLTKQNAEKMIRENKKFITRYSWEKMAKETLEVYEQYDN
- a CDS encoding glycosyltransferase family 2 protein; this encodes MQKLSIVILNFNTKELTQKCVDSIIGNTKGISYEIVVVDNGSDEKIPKSKNYKLIESNINLGFAGGNNLARNYVKGEYVLFLNSDTEVYKDSISECLKYFELHDEIGALTCKTVLPNGKPDRDARRSFPTPFVALTHFSGLDKVFPKSKIFAKYWYGYKSPDEIQEVDAIQGAFFLVKKETLDKVDWFSEEYFLDGEDIDLSFKIKSLGKEIIYYPKVSILHIKKASKKKRSLKSKMAGVNSMEIFYKKFLWQRYDLILNLIVVFAIYLLKTLRFGKAIIGR
- a CDS encoding glycosyltransferase family 4 protein, whose amino-acid sequence is MKILMLVPFLPNTETSGGQTRWYNIVKFLSEKHEITLFSLIKDESERKYIPELLKYCKKVEVFSRPKSPWTFRNLFLSIFSPFPLLLIRNFSFAERSAVAKELQDGNYDLIHAEAFYVMPHIPKTSTPSIQVEQTIWHKVYEHHVKTEVNSLLRPFFMIDVYKLKFWEIYFWKKATKLLTVSPDDKIIMEKLIPGTIVDVIPNGVDAKYYSDKKVEKKIPQRVMYGVTNFEWLQNREAAETLINNVWPKIHEKYDNAKLWIVGRLIPKSISENSDIEVTESIPDARDAYLSASIMVAPIRGSGGTRLKILEAMAAGLPVVSTSIGVAGLNLINNKHAIIVDSNEGLAKEAVRLLNDKNLRNKIGKAGQEFVRKNYDWKSIVKLHEPIYAEIVNRHS